The following DNA comes from Oscillatoria sp. FACHB-1407.
CAGATAGATTGAACAATCCCCCTTTGCGAGGATGCCAGATCATGCCAGAGATTCGCACGCCGACGAAATAACTGAATAGATTGCTCTGCCTGCTGTACTAATTGCAAGGCATAGTCTAATCGACTCCTCGCCACCAAACGCGAACTCATTTCTAGCTTTAAGCGAGCTGCCTGATGCGATTGAATCAGATCTTGCTTAAGTTTTTCTAACGGTTGATAGTCATCGGGACTGGCTGCTAACACCTGGCGAATGTCCTTCTCTAAATTCGCCACCATCAGATCTGCTTCAATTCCATGTGAGGCACAGAGAAGAATTTCTTTGAGTCGTTGCCCTACCTCAGGGCGACGAACCGAGATACTAAAGACTCCCGTAACTTCCCGTTTTTCGTTGTATAGGGGAATGCCTTGACAGGTAAACGGATGAAACCCTTCAATGAAATGCTCTGTGGCAGCAATTTCGACATATCCGGCTTCAGCCAAAGATGTGCCAATGCCATTGGCCCCAGCAATGCCTTCTGAAAGCAGGGAACCTGAGTTCGGGAATGGTTCAGGGCCATTGATGGTTTGATCGTCTCCCATCACCCCCAGGACAATGGCATTGCGATCGCCCAACATCACAGCATGACGCTCTTGCCCCGCCGCTTGTGACAACATCCGAAAGTAGGGGCGAGCCGCATTGATCAAGTCTCGATTTTGCTCCAGCAATTGCTCTGTTTCCCGCACCGATAACTGCTCGGCTTGCATTGCACGGGGGTTTGCTCCTTGCAAATGCGATCGCTCCCAAGCCCGATGAATTGGCGATCGAAGCAACTGAGCAGAAATAGCTCGCGTAGAACGGTAGAGCCTTCCAGCTTCCCAGGCATTCTTACTTGAAGAACTTATACGTTGAGCCATCTAACTTTCAATCTATCGATTCTCTTACTTCAAGGTGTTTGCCTAACCCTTTTATCCCTTCAACAAAATCTTTCTTTATAGACGCAACCATTTGGGTTATGGCAAGGGGTTGTGGAGGCAGTAACTCCACAGCAGGGGTTCTACCCCTGCGCCTCGTCTTAAGCACCGTGGCTACGGCTATGTAATAAAATTTGATAATCTCTGTATCTATTTCCATCTTAAGCCAATCCAAATCATAAATTAGTCCACTACTTTAGACGGATAAAAGCTTAGAAAACTCGTTCGCTTCTTATCTTACTGATTCAGTCAAAGTGCAACCCTAGATATTCGTAAAATTTTTATATCTCGTACTGAGGAAAATCAAGGCAGGCTAGAAAAATTAACCGTTGAGAGAATGAACGAACAAAGCCCTGACAGCTTACAGCAAAGCGAATCGAACGAAGAAAAGCTGCGAGAGTCGGAAGAACGGTATCGCGTTATTTTTAAGCAGGCAGTAACAGGGGTAGCATCTACTGAACTGGACAGCAAATTAACGTTGGTTAACCAGAAATATTGTGATATCGCTGGCTACTCTGTAGCTGAACTGAGTCACTTGCGGATGTATGATATTACCCATCCAGAAGACCTGCCAAGTTATTTTTCTGCTCTAGGGCGACTAGCGGCAATGTGAGATGAATGGCTATTTCTTGATGATAAACACTAGAAATAGTTAATTCTCCACCATATAACTCAACCGCCTTTTGTGCGATTACTAACCCTAACCCCATGCCCTGCTGTTCATACTTCTCACGTTCAAATTGTATAAAAACTCCGATACTAGCAATTTGTTCATCAGTCATGCCGCGTCCGAAATTGCCAATTCGCAAATGAAATAATCCTTTCTGGCATTTGCCATACACGGTAACCGGGGTTTGGGGGTGAGAAAATTTAAATGCATTTTCTACTAACTCTTCAGCAATCCACTGAAGATGTTGTTTGGAGATGTTTAAATCAATCTCTTCAAGTCGATAATCCAGATCTTGAGATCGTTCCATTTCTTGTGCGATCGCCATTGCACACTCTGCAATAAACGTGCTGTGGGCACAATGTGAATTGATAAACTGATAATTGCCCACTTCTCTTTGACGTTCTAATGTCTTCAGTTCCAGATAGAAATAGTTCAGGAACTTACGAGTTAACGTTTCTAAGCGCAAACTCGATCGGTTTAAAATATCTAGCAGATCATTAATGGTTTCAGAATTCAAGTTAATGCGATTAACTTCACGTTTTAATAAGCCAATTGCTCCTAAAATTCCAGTGAGAGGCGTCTTTAATTCATGACTCAGTTTAGAAATAAGATTGCCATTTAGTTCTTGTAGATGATGCTCTAGTAAAGATATTGTTTTTTGTTGGAGTTGAGATAACGACTGAATCTCATTATATTGTTGTTTAATCCGTAACATGGAGTGGATGCGAGCACATAATTCCACTTTACTAACTGGTTTAGTAGTGTT
Coding sequences within:
- a CDS encoding sensor histidine kinase, which translates into the protein MLRIKQQYNEIQSLSQLQQKTISLLEHHLQELNGNLISKLSHELKTPLTGILGAIGLLKREVNRINLNSETINDLLDILNRSSLRLETLTRKFLNYFYLELKTLERQREVGNYQFINSHCAHSTFIAECAMAIAQEMERSQDLDYRLEEIDLNISKQHLQWIAEELVENAFKFSHPQTPVTVYGKCQKGLFHLRIGNFGRGMTDEQIASIGVFIQFEREKYEQQGMGLGLVIAQKAVELYGGELTISSVYHQEIAIHLTLPLVALEQKNNLAGLLDG
- a CDS encoding sigma-54-dependent Fis family transcriptional regulator, whose amino-acid sequence is MAQRISSSSKNAWEAGRLYRSTRAISAQLLRSPIHRAWERSHLQGANPRAMQAEQLSVRETEQLLEQNRDLINAARPYFRMLSQAAGQERHAVMLGDRNAIVLGVMGDDQTINGPEPFPNSGSLLSEGIAGANGIGTSLAEAGYVEIAATEHFIEGFHPFTCQGIPLYNEKREVTGVFSISVRRPEVGQRLKEILLCASHGIEADLMVANLEKDIRQVLAASPDDYQPLEKLKQDLIQSHQAARLKLEMSSRLVARSRLDYALQLVQQAEQSIQLFRRRANLWHDLASSQRGIVQSICITDKLDDLIDLLKTEIAIRRVELVPCWTEPIRVLADHKELIRQLLRYFLKSFEQMVEGDSVAVRVEKLSMDGLVQVSFSINPELHLIKESRQATLVLTFPLAT
- a CDS encoding PAS domain S-box protein; the encoded protein is MNEQSPDSLQQSESNEEKLRESEERYRVIFKQAVTGVASTELDSKLTLVNQKYCDIAGYSVAELSHLRMYDITHPEDLPSYFSALGRLAAM